One region of Sus scrofa isolate TJ Tabasco breed Duroc chromosome 3, Sscrofa11.1, whole genome shotgun sequence genomic DNA includes:
- the C3H2orf49 gene encoding ashwin isoform X1: MAGDVGGRSCTDSELLLHPELLSQEFLLLTLEQKNIAVENDLRINKDSLTDLYVQHAIPLPQRDLPKNRWGKMMEKKREQHEIRNETKRSSSVDGLRKRPLIVFDGSSTSTSIKVKKTENGDNDRLKPPPQASVTSNAFRKLSNSSSGVSPLSLSSNLPTNNKMEPSTNDTNQNHDLLHRKSPPGPVKSPPLSPVAAAPVKLKRAAPKEEAEAAVSVLVSGPTCDGKETMAENNLKPPEAKRKIQHVTWP; the protein is encoded by the exons ATGGCGGGGGATGTGGGCGGCCGCAGCTGCACGGATTCCGAGCTGCTGCTGCACCCGGAGCTGCTGTCCCAGGAGTTCCTTCTCCTCACCCTGGAGCAG AAGAACATAGCTGTTGAAAATGACCTGAGAATAAACAAAGACAGTCTTACTGATCTTTATGTTCAGCACGCAATACCACTGCCTCAGAGAGATTTGCCAAAGAATAGATGGGggaaaatgatggaaaagaaaagagaacagcaCGAGATAAGAAATGAGACAAAAAG GAGCAGCAGTGTAGACGGGCTACGGAAAAGACCCCTCATTGTGTTTGATGGAAGTTCAACAAGTACAAGCATAAAAGTGAAAAAGACCGAGAACGGAGATAACGACCGACTCAAGCCCCCGCCTCAGGCGAGCGTCACCAGCAATGCCTTTCGGAAATTATCAAATTCCTCTTCAGGTGTTTCACCCCTAAGTTTGTCTTCCAATTTGCCTACGAACAATAAAATGGAACCCAGTACTAATGACACTAACCAGAACCATGACTTACTGCATAGGAAAAGCCCTCCGGGCCCCGTGAAGTCGCCACCTTTGTCGCCTGTTGCAGCTGCTCCCGTGAAGTTAAAGCGAGCTGCCCCtaaggaggaagctgaggctgcgGTGAGTGTCCTGGTCTCTGGGCCAACCTGCGATGGGAAGGAAACTATGGCAGAG AATAACCTGAAGCCCCCAGAAGCGAAGAGGAAGATACAGCATGTTACATGGCCATGA
- the C3H2orf49 gene encoding ashwin isoform X2 — protein MAGDVGGRSCTDSELLLHPELLSQEFLLLTLEQKNIAVENDLRINKDSLTDLYVQHAIPLPQRDLPKNRWGKMMEKKREQHEIRNETKRSSSVDGLRKRPLIVFDGSSTSTSIKVKKTENGDNDRLKPPPQASVTSNAFRKLSNSSSGVSPLSLSSNLPTNNKMEPSTNDTNQNHDLLHRKSPPGPVKSPPLSPVAAAPVKLKRAAPKEEAEAANNLKPPEAKRKIQHVTWP, from the exons ATGGCGGGGGATGTGGGCGGCCGCAGCTGCACGGATTCCGAGCTGCTGCTGCACCCGGAGCTGCTGTCCCAGGAGTTCCTTCTCCTCACCCTGGAGCAG AAGAACATAGCTGTTGAAAATGACCTGAGAATAAACAAAGACAGTCTTACTGATCTTTATGTTCAGCACGCAATACCACTGCCTCAGAGAGATTTGCCAAAGAATAGATGGGggaaaatgatggaaaagaaaagagaacagcaCGAGATAAGAAATGAGACAAAAAG GAGCAGCAGTGTAGACGGGCTACGGAAAAGACCCCTCATTGTGTTTGATGGAAGTTCAACAAGTACAAGCATAAAAGTGAAAAAGACCGAGAACGGAGATAACGACCGACTCAAGCCCCCGCCTCAGGCGAGCGTCACCAGCAATGCCTTTCGGAAATTATCAAATTCCTCTTCAGGTGTTTCACCCCTAAGTTTGTCTTCCAATTTGCCTACGAACAATAAAATGGAACCCAGTACTAATGACACTAACCAGAACCATGACTTACTGCATAGGAAAAGCCCTCCGGGCCCCGTGAAGTCGCCACCTTTGTCGCCTGTTGCAGCTGCTCCCGTGAAGTTAAAGCGAGCTGCCCCtaaggaggaagctgaggctgcg AATAACCTGAAGCCCCCAGAAGCGAAGAGGAAGATACAGCATGTTACATGGCCATGA